From Oryza sativa Japonica Group chromosome 4, ASM3414082v1, one genomic window encodes:
- the LOC136356280 gene encoding uncharacterized protein, with protein MLPLARPVHHHHHHHPRLCPTAPWRSPPPARGARLRSRARGPQTLAARARPPRAEAGEAETAAGGTGATTTTGGGGGSVLSFLCPLLKLLGGGDPSQERNDIVEVATSSLSSLARLPWGSSVSTSSENNVNPTTSAPTLQLYEFEACPFCRRVREAMTELDLSAEVYPCPKGSLRHRDVVKKIGGKEQFPLLVDASNGVTMYESGDIVKYLFRQYGEGKSPSFGLLESTILTGWVPTLLRAGRGMTLWNKAGEVPEDKLELFSFENNTYARIVREALCELEVPYILQNVGEGSSKMDLLQKISGSKQVPYLIDPNTGFQSGDHKKILSYLFQQYSTSG; from the exons ATGCTGCCCCTCGCGCGCcccgtccaccaccaccaccaccaccatccacgCCTCTGCCCTACAGCTCCGTggcgctcccctcctcctgccCGAGGAGCACGCCTCCGCAGCCGCGCCCGGGGACCACAAACCCTCGCCGCGCGGGCGCGCCCTCCGAGAGCGGAGGCGGGAGAAGCCGAAACTGCCGCGGGCGGAAcgggcgccaccaccaccaccggcggcggcggcggcagcgtcttGTCCTTCCTGTGCCCGCTCCTCAAGCTCCTCGGG GGAGGTGACCCTTCACAGGAGCGGAATGACATCGTGGAG GTCGCTACATCTTCACTCTCAAGTTTAGCTAGACTACCATGGGGCTCAAGTGTATCTACTAGCAGCGAGAATAATGTTAACCCAACAACAAGTGCGCCGACTCTGCAATTGTACGAGTTTG AGGCATGCCCCTTCTGTAGGAGAGTTCGGGAGGCCATGACTGAGCTTGACCTTTCTGCAGAG GTATATCCTTGCCCAAAAGGATCGCTAAGACATAGAGATGTGGTCAAGAAAATTGGAGGGAAGGAGCA GTTTCCACTTCTTGTTGATGCAAGTAATGGTGTCACCATGTATGAAAGTG GAGATATTGTAAAATACCTGTTCAGACAGTACGGAGAAGGAAAGAGTCCTTCATTTGGACTCCTTGAGAG TACAATTCTCACAGGATGGGTGCCTACTCTTCTTCGAGCTGGAAGAGGAATGACATTGTGGAACAAAGCTGGTGAGGTACCTGAAGACAAGCTAGAGCTCTTCTCGTTTGAGAATAATACT TATGCAAGGATTGTCCGTGAGGCTCTCTGTGAATTGGAGGTTCCTTATATCCTCCAGAATGTTGGAGAGGGGTCCTCAAAGATGGATTTGCTTCAAAAGATATCAGGTTCTAAGCAG GTGCCATATCTGATTGATCCTAATACTGGGTTCCAATCGGGGGACCATAAGAAGATACTATCCTACTTATTTCAACAATACTCGACTAGTGGGTAG
- the LOC136356282 gene encoding MADS-box transcription factor 26-like — MARGKVQMRRIENPVHRQVTFCKRRMGLLKKAKELSVLCDADIGVIVFSPHGKIYELATNGNMEGLIERYKCNLPEAQVESTEQNIPMVIQQDVLFLRREVDLLQNSLRYMYGEKDINHMNLGELQSLESNLEVWVNNIRSTKMQLMSREIEMLKNKEGILKAANDILQERIIEQTSILDVRGNMMIPQVPFQLTTESNYYF, encoded by the exons ATGGCTCGTGGCAAGGTTCAGATGAGGAGGATAGAGAACCCGGTGCATAGGCAGGTCACCTTCTGCAAGCGGCGGATGGGTTTGCTCAAGAAGGCCAAGGAGCTCTCTGTCCTGTGTGATGCTGATATCGGCGTTATTGTCTTCTCCCCTCATGGCAAGATCTATGAGCTCGCCACCAACGG GAACATGGAAGGCTTGATTGAACGGTACAAGTGTAACCTCCCAGAAGCGCAAGTTGAAAGCACCGAGCAGAACATACCTATG GTGATACAGCAAGATGTATTGTTTCTAAGGCGAGAAGTTGACCTGCTTCAGAACAGCTTAAG GTACATGTATGGAGAGAAAGATATAAACCATATGAATCTTGGTGAGCTGCAATCCCTTGAAAGTAATCTTGAAGTATGGGTGAATAACATTCGCTCCACAAAA ATGCAGCTCATGTCTAGGGAGATCGAGATGCTCAAGAACAAG GAAGGCATATTGAAGGCTGCTAATGATATACTTCAAGAAAGG ATAATCGAGCAGACTAGTATTCTGGATGTGCGCGGCAACATGATGATACCACAAGTGCCATTTCAGCTAACCACGGAGAGTAACTACTATTTCTAG
- the LOC136356354 gene encoding MADS-box transcription factor 26-like, whose product MARGKVQMRRIENPVHRQVTFCKRRMGLLKKAKELSVLCDADIGVIVFSPHGKIYELATNGNMQGLIERYKNKSNLPEAQAESNEQNIPQVIQQDVLLLRQEVDLLQNSLRYMYGERDISHMNLGELQSLESNLEVWVNNIRSTKMQIMSREIEMLKNKEGILKAANDILQERIIAQTSIMDVGCNMMIPQVPFQLTTESNYYF is encoded by the exons ATGGCTCGTGGCAAGGTTCAGATGAGGAGGATAGAGAACCCGGTGCACAGGCAGGTCACCTTCTGCAAGCGGCGGATGGGCTTGCTCAAGAAAGCCAAGGAGCTTTCTGTCCTCTGTGATGCTGATATCGGCGTCATTGTCTTCTCTCCTCATGGCAAGATCTATGAGCTCGCCACCAACGG gAACATGCAAGGCTTGATTGAGCGGTACAAGAACAAGAGTAACCTCCCTGAAGCGCAAGCTGAAAGCAACGAACAGAACATACCTCAG GTGATACAACAAGATGTACTACTTCTAAGGCAAGAAGTTGACCTGCTTCAGAACAGCTTGAG GTACATGTATGGAGAGAGAGACATAAGCCACATGAATCTTGGTGAGCTGCAATCCCTTGAAAGTAATCTTGAAGTATGGGTGAATAACATTCGCTCCACAAAA ATGCAGATCATGTCTAGGGAGATCGAGATGCTCAAGAACAAG GAAGGCATATTGAAGGCTGCTAATGATATACTTCAAGAAAGG ATAATCGCGCAGACTAGTATTATGGATGTGGGCTGCAACATGATGATACCACAAGTGCCATTCCAGCTAACCACAGAGAGTAACTACTATTTCTAG
- the LOC136356083 gene encoding putative 12-oxophytodienoate reductase 11: protein MSSTAPLLTPYKMGRFDLSHRVVLAPLTRQRSYGNVPQPHAILYYQQRTTKGGLLIAEATGISDTAQGYKDTPGIWTKEQVEAWKPIVDGVHAKGGIFFCQIWHVGRVSNNTFQPNGQAPISSTNKSLKPAVRANGIDVATFSTPRRLETDEIPFVVNDYRVAARNAIEAGFDGVEIHGAHGYLIDQFLKDQVNDRSDKYGGSLENRCRFALEVVQAVTDEIGADKVGIRLSPFASYSEAADSNPEALGLYMANALNKFGILYCHMVEPRMVKLGEKFETPHSLRPIRDAFKGTFIAAGGYNKEDGNKAVSTGYTDLVAYGRLFLSNPDLPERFEIDAPLNKYNRETFYISDPVIGYTDYPFLPSDV, encoded by the exons ATGAGCAGCACAGCTCCACTCCTCACACCCTACAAGATGGGAAGATTTGATCTTTCCCACAG GGTAGTTCTCGCACCACTGACAAGGCAGCGATCCTATGGTAATGTTCCTCAGCCTCATGCCATTCTGTACTATCAGCAGAGAACAACCAAAGGAGGCCTTTTGATTGCTGAGGCCACTGGAATCTCGGACACTGCTCAAGG GTACAAAGATACTCCTGGTATTTGGACAAAGGAGCAAGTGGAAGCGTGGAAGCCAATCGTAGACGGCGTTCATGCCAAAGGAGGAATATTTTTCTGTCAGATTTGGCACGTAGGAAGAGTCTCTAATAACA CTTTTCAGCCTAATGGGCAGGCTCCAATTTCGAGCACCAATAAGTCACTAAAACCTGCAGTAAGAGCCAACGGCATAGATGTGGCTACTTTCTCAACTCCTAGGCGATTAGAGACTGATGAGATCCCTTTTGTCGTGAATGATTACAGGGTTGCTGCTAGAAATGCAATTGAAGCAG GATTTGATGGTGTTGAAATCCATGGAGCTCATGGTTATTTGATCGATCAGTTTCTAAAAGACCAAGTCAATGATCGTTCTGACAAATATGGTGGGAGCTTAGAGAATCGCTGCCGGTTTGCGCTAGAAGTGGTCCAAGCCGTAACTGATGAAATTGGAGCTGACAAGGTTGGGATAAGGCTGTCACCCTTTGCCAGCTATTCAGAGGCAGCAGACTCAAACCCAGAAGCTCTAGGCCTATACATGGCAAATGCACTAAACAAGTTTGGTATCCTCTATTGTCACATGGTGGAGCCACGGATGGTAAAGCTTGGTGAAAAGTTTGAAACCCCCCATAGTCTTCGTCCAATCAGGGATGCTTTCAAGGGAACGTTTATTGCTGCTGGTGGCTACAATAAGGAGGATGGAAATAAAGCAGTCTCCACTGGATATACTGATTTGGTTGCTTATGGGCGCTTGTTTTTGTCTAATCCTGATTTGCCTGAGAGGTTTGAAATAGATGCTCCTCTCAACAAATACAACAGAGAGACTTTCTACATCTCTGATCCAGTTATTGGATACACTGACTACCCATTTCTTCCATCAGATGTCTAA
- the LOC136356384 gene encoding putative 12-oxophytodienoate reductase 11 encodes MAFMPKEEYFCQIWHVGRVSNNTFQPNGQAPISSTNKSLKPAVRANGIDVATFSTPRRLETDEIPFVVNDYRVAARNTIEARFDGVEIHGAHGYLIDQFLKDQVNDRTDKYGGSLENRCRFALEVVQAVADEIGADKVGIRLSPFASYSEGADSNPEALALFMAKVLNKFGILYCHMVEPRMVKLGEKFETPHSLRPIRDAFKGTFIAAGGYNKEDGNKAVSTGYTDLVAYGRLFLSNPDLPRRFEIDAAPLNKYNRETFYISDPVIGYTDYPFLTSDV; translated from the exons ATGGCGTTCATGCCAAAGGAGGAATATTTCTGTCAGATTTGGCACGTAGGAAGAGTCTCTAATAACA CTTTTCAGCCTAATGGGCAGGCTCCAATTTCGAGCACCAATAAGTCACTAAAACCTGCAGTAAGAGCCAATGGCATAGATGTGGCTACTTTCTCAACTCCTAGGCGATTAGAGACTGATGAGATCCCTTTCGTCGTGAATGATTACAGGGTTGCTGCTAGAAATACAATTGAAGCAA GATTTGATGGTGTTGAAATCCATGGAGCGCATGGTTATTTGATCGATCAGTTTCTAAAAGACCAAGTCAATGATCGTACCGACAAATATGGTGGGAGCTTAGAGAATCGCTGCCGGTTTGCGCTAGAAGTGGTCCAAGCCGTAGCTGATGAAATTGGAGCTGACAAGGTTGGGATAAGGCTGTCACCCTTTGCCAGCTATTCAGAGGGAGCAGACTCAAACCCAGAAGCTCTAGCCCTGTTCATGGCAAAGGTGCTAAACAAGTTTGGAATCCTTTATTGTCACATGGTGGAGCCACGGATGGTAAAACTTGGTGAAAAGTTTGAAACCCCACACAGCCTTCGTCCAATCAGGGACGCTTTCAAGGGAACGTTTATTGCTGCAGGTGGCTACAATAAGGAGGATGGAAATAAAGCAGTATCCACTGGATATACTGATTTGGTTGCTTATGGGCGCTTGTTTTTGTCTAATCCTGATTTGCCTCGGAGATTTGAAATAGACGCCGCCCCTCTCAACAAGTACAACAGAGAGACTTTCTACATCTCTGATCCAGTTATTGGATACACTGACTATCCATTTCTTACATCAGATGTCTAA
- the LOC136356294 gene encoding putative RING-H2 finger protein ATL50: MVPPAPGAAAAGEGLPGRWMMRTLDAGGRRGGAQQRWRRCSCLRRPATARAAPSCRRTPNASIYCFIHRRHQHQHQHQLDEVAIESIALTRYHDGACMLGATDCPVCLGEFRDGELLRLLPKCGRAFYVPALTPGSAPLAAADSAGGLGDSQLPLDLTEKVTETTEIVMEWHGSNFRRL; this comes from the coding sequence ATggtgcctccggcgccgggcgcggccgccgccggcgaagggcTTCCTGGGCGGTGGATGATGCGAACGCtggacgccggcggccgccgcggcggggcgcAGCAGAGGTGGCGGCGATGCAGCTGCTTACGACGGCCAGCAACGGCAAGGGCGgcgccgtcgtgtcgccgcaCCCCAAACGCGTCCATCTACTGCTTCATCCACCGTaggcaccagcaccagcaccagcaccagctcGATGAGGTGGCGATCGAGTCCATCGCCCTCACAAGGTACCACGACGGCGCCTGCATGCTCGGCGCCACCGACTGCCCCGTCTGCCTCGGCGAGTTCCGCGATGGCGAGCTCCTCCGCCTTCTCCCCAAGTGCGGCCGCGCGTTCTACGTCCCTGCATTGACGCCTGGCTCCGCGCCGTTGGCCGCGGCGGACAGCGCCGGAGGGCTGGGAGACAGCCAGCTGCCGCTCGATCTAACAGAAAAAGTAACGGAGACGACAGAAATCGTgatggagtggcatggttctaattttagaagattataG
- the LOC136356281 gene encoding GTP-binding protein YPTM1 isoform X1, whose translation MNNEFDYLFKLLLIGDSSVGKSCFLLRFADDSYVDSYISTIGVDFKIRTIEMDGKTIKLQIWDTAGQERFRTITSSYYRGAHGIIIVYDITDMESFNNVKEWMSEIDKYANDSVCKLLVGNKCDLAESRVVETAVAQAYADEIGIPFLETSAKDSINVEEAFLAMCAAIKKQKSGSQAALERKASNLVQMKGQPIQQQQQPQKSSCCSS comes from the exons ATGAACAACGAATT TGATTACCTGTTCAAGCTGCTCCTCATCGGCGACTCCTCGGTCGGCAAGTCATGCTTCCTCCTCCGATTCGCG GACGACTCCTACGTCGACAGCTACATCAGCACGATCGGTGTTGACTTC AAGATTCGCACGATCGAGATGGACGGGAAGACCATCAAGCTGCAGATC TGGGACACAGCAGGACAGGAGCGATTCAGAACCATCACCAGTAGCTACTACCGGGGAGCTCATGGGATAATT ATCGTCTATGACATTACGGATATGGAGAGCTTCAACAATGTGAAGGAGTGGATGAGCGAGATCGACAAGTACGCCAATGACAGCGTATGCAAGCTTCTTGTTGGTAACAAGTGTGATCTGGCAGAGAGCAGAGTTGTTGAAACTGCAGTAGCACAG GCTTATGCTGATGAGATAGGCATTCCATTCCTTGAAACAAGTGCTAAGGACTCGATCAATGTCGAAGAGGCTTTCTTGGCTATGTGTGCCGCAATCAAAAAGCA AAAATCTGGGAGCCAGGCAGCCCTGGAGAGGAAGGCATCCAATCTAGTTCAGATGAAAGGTCAGCCAAttcagcaacagcagcagccacAGAAGAGCAGCTGTTGTTCATCGTGA
- the LOC136356281 gene encoding GTP-binding protein YPTM1 isoform X2, producing the protein MNNEFDYLFKLLLIGDSSVGKSCFLLRFADDSYVDSYISTIGVDFWDTAGQERFRTITSSYYRGAHGIIIVYDITDMESFNNVKEWMSEIDKYANDSVCKLLVGNKCDLAESRVVETAVAQAYADEIGIPFLETSAKDSINVEEAFLAMCAAIKKQKSGSQAALERKASNLVQMKGQPIQQQQQPQKSSCCSS; encoded by the exons ATGAACAACGAATT TGATTACCTGTTCAAGCTGCTCCTCATCGGCGACTCCTCGGTCGGCAAGTCATGCTTCCTCCTCCGATTCGCG GACGACTCCTACGTCGACAGCTACATCAGCACGATCGGTGTTGACTTC TGGGACACAGCAGGACAGGAGCGATTCAGAACCATCACCAGTAGCTACTACCGGGGAGCTCATGGGATAATT ATCGTCTATGACATTACGGATATGGAGAGCTTCAACAATGTGAAGGAGTGGATGAGCGAGATCGACAAGTACGCCAATGACAGCGTATGCAAGCTTCTTGTTGGTAACAAGTGTGATCTGGCAGAGAGCAGAGTTGTTGAAACTGCAGTAGCACAG GCTTATGCTGATGAGATAGGCATTCCATTCCTTGAAACAAGTGCTAAGGACTCGATCAATGTCGAAGAGGCTTTCTTGGCTATGTGTGCCGCAATCAAAAAGCA AAAATCTGGGAGCCAGGCAGCCCTGGAGAGGAAGGCATCCAATCTAGTTCAGATGAAAGGTCAGCCAAttcagcaacagcagcagccacAGAAGAGCAGCTGTTGTTCATCGTGA